In Desulfatirhabdium butyrativorans DSM 18734, a genomic segment contains:
- a CDS encoding CheR family methyltransferase: MAFTFFFRDLPVIEKAVEHAVEFGSGRMRFKVWDAGSALGQETYTIAIVLAEKMGKFAFKNLRLHATDYDSANHFGEVVKEAVYHVDELKRMPEGILDKYFEPASKPDHYRVIQNLRDRVQFEYHDLLSYQPIGTDFCLIVCKNVLLHFQHAERVEVIKMFHKALLPGGYFTTEHTQKLPEEVSHLFDQVTPNNPLYRKR; encoded by the coding sequence ATGGCTTTTACGTTCTTTTTCCGGGATCTTCCGGTCATCGAGAAAGCGGTTGAACACGCTGTCGAATTCGGAAGCGGCAGGATGCGCTTCAAGGTATGGGACGCGGGCAGCGCCCTCGGTCAGGAAACCTATACCATCGCCATCGTGCTGGCTGAAAAAATGGGCAAATTCGCCTTCAAGAACCTGCGCCTGCACGCCACCGACTATGACAGCGCCAACCATTTCGGGGAGGTGGTGAAGGAAGCGGTGTACCACGTCGACGAGCTCAAGCGAATGCCCGAAGGCATCCTCGACAAATATTTCGAGCCCGCCTCCAAACCGGATCACTACCGGGTCATCCAGAACCTGCGGGACCGCGTCCAGTTCGAATATCACGACCTGCTGAGCTATCAGCCCATCGGCACCGATTTTTGTCTGATCGTCTGCAAGAACGTGCTGCTGCATTTCCAGCATGCCGAGCGGGTCGAGGTGATCAAAATGTTTCACAAGGCGCTTCTGCCGGGCGGTTATTTCACCACCGAGCATACCCAGAAGTTGCCGGAGGAAGTCAGTCACCTCTTCGATCAGGTGACACCGAACAATCCCCTGTATCGAAAACGATGA